The window tgtgtctagcTTAAATGAGCCTAATTAGTATTGCCCATGGGATGGCCTCAATGATGTGGTGATCTTCAGGTAGGGgagggaaaatgtctttttcaaGTCATTTTGTGATATTTGATATTTGCCTCACTTTGCCTCATTAAATTGAAATTCTGACCATTGATTTAACAGAAAACTATTCTTCTTAGATGTGGTACCACAGAAAGATGCTGTAACAGTCCGGCTGGAGGAAGGGATGGTTCTGAAGTGTCTGTGCCCCTGGCAGGGCAGCTTCAGCATGGTGTCTTGGACCAAACCGCCCAACAAGGATCCGATCGCCGTCTTCCACCCAGAGTTGGGGATGTCCTTCTCTCACCATTACCAGGAGAGGATCGAGTTTCTGAGGAGCACCCCCATGGACGGAAGCATTTCCCTCAAGAATGTCACTCACCAGGACATCGGGGTGTACCACTGCTCCGTGCAGAGCTTCCCTCAAGGTTCCTGGACGAAGAGCATTCAGGTGGAAGATTTAGGTAGGCGAGGTAGAAATGCTGACTGGTTGCTGTGCCCCCTCTCATGACTCATGCTGTGACACTGAAATGTAGACCTTTCGAAATCTATTTTAgaggtttcattttaaatctggcACTGCTGATCATACAATTTACACTTGTGACATGATGCAAGGCTCCATTTTAGGCCCCCTTGTTATATGCTTCTTGCTAAGGAATTTTTATAATTTCCTCCCAATTTTAGTTCATGGCCCCTTTACTTGGAACCACCCACCTGATCAGTTAAAGTCTCATCATTTTCGCTGTTTTGGCTCTCTTAAGCACCCTATAGCCGCCAATTTCATAACCAAGGATTGTTATTATGATTGGTTTTATTTCCACCACACAGATCTCGCTCTCTCACCTAATATCCTGTTTGTAGATGAACACCCAGACGAAGAAGAACACGGCGACAGTTCAGAGACCCAAGACGTGATCCGTGTGGACACCGAGTtggtagcagagcagcacagcaacacaacagtcTTCTGTAACCGCGAGCATGACAACACCGTCCACAATGTGACTCTGGAGAGGATGTCACACGACGACCAGCCCTGGGGCGTCATCGGGGTGTGCAGCAGCATTAAAGGAGGCCCGGTGGCTCAGAACTACAGTGACAGGGGTAGACT is drawn from Takifugu flavidus isolate HTHZ2018 chromosome 17, ASM371156v2, whole genome shotgun sequence and contains these coding sequences:
- the cd226 gene encoding CD226 antigen isoform X2 — protein: MVAVQRDHWYLMVLIIVPFLKDVVPQKDAVTVRLEEGMVLKCLCPWQGSFSMVSWTKPPNKDPIAVFHPELGMSFSHHYQERIEFLRSTPMDGSISLKNVTHQDIGVYHCSVQSFPQGSWTKSIQVEDLDEHPDEEEHGDSSETQDVIRVDTELVAEQHSNTTVFCNREHDNTVHNVTLERMSHDDQPWGVIGVCSSIKGGPVAQNYSDRGRLTCTDALNVRLHLTGVQQQDAGLYRCTWSTDGVLQTTTMLLRVQPTDTEAGGFSLSAYVMYIYIGAGVAGFILLIIFIVLTTKHMKQRNRVEYRVKLHPAQRPIHNFYENISVCPRKKPRHISECPIYVNLLTAGNEAASSRLINRLGHSSLLT
- the cd226 gene encoding CD226 antigen isoform X3 — protein: MVAVQRDHWYLMVLIIVPFLKDVVPQKDAVTVRLEEGMVLKCLCPWQGSFSMVSWTKPPNKDPIAVFHPELGMSFSHHYQERIEFLRSTPMDGSISLKNVTHQDIGVYHCSVQSFPQGSWTKSIQVEDLDLALSPNILFVDEHPDEEEHGDSSETQDVIRVDTELVAEQHSNTTVFCNREHDNTVHNVTLERMSHDDQPWGVIGVCSSIKGGPVAQNYSDRGRLTCTDALNVRLHLTGVQQQDAGLYRCTWSTDGVLQTTTMLLRVQPTDTEAGGFSLSAYVMYIYIGAGVAGFILLIIFIVLTTKHMKQRNRVEYRVKLHPAQRPEEAQAHQRVPDLCQPADCRK
- the cd226 gene encoding CD226 antigen isoform X4, which encodes MVLKCLCPWQGSFSMVSWTKPPNKDPIAVFHPELGMSFSHHYQERIEFLRSTPMDGSISLKNVTHQDIGVYHCSVQSFPQGSWTKSIQVEDLDLALSPNILFVDEHPDEEEHGDSSETQDVIRVDTELVAEQHSNTTVFCNREHDNTVHNVTLERMSHDDQPWGVIGVCSSIKGGPVAQNYSDRGRLTCTDALNVRLHLTGVQQQDAGLYRCTWSTDGVLQTTTMLLRVQPTDTEAGGFSLSAYVMYIYIGAGVAGFILLIIFIVLTTKHMKQRNRVEYRVKLHPAQRPIHNFYENISVCPRKKPRHISECPIYVNLLTAGNEAASSRLINRLGHSSLLT
- the cd226 gene encoding CD226 antigen isoform X1; the encoded protein is MVAVQRDHWYLMVLIIVPFLKDVVPQKDAVTVRLEEGMVLKCLCPWQGSFSMVSWTKPPNKDPIAVFHPELGMSFSHHYQERIEFLRSTPMDGSISLKNVTHQDIGVYHCSVQSFPQGSWTKSIQVEDLDLALSPNILFVDEHPDEEEHGDSSETQDVIRVDTELVAEQHSNTTVFCNREHDNTVHNVTLERMSHDDQPWGVIGVCSSIKGGPVAQNYSDRGRLTCTDALNVRLHLTGVQQQDAGLYRCTWSTDGVLQTTTMLLRVQPTDTEAGGFSLSAYVMYIYIGAGVAGFILLIIFIVLTTKHMKQRNRVEYRVKLHPAQRPIHNFYENISVCPRKKPRHISECPIYVNLLTAGNEAASSRLINRLGHSSLLT